In Dermochelys coriacea isolate rDerCor1 chromosome 10, rDerCor1.pri.v4, whole genome shotgun sequence, one DNA window encodes the following:
- the BBS4 gene encoding Bardet-Biedl syndrome 4 protein isoform X2 produces the protein MCEYAVYVQALIFRLEGKIQESLELFQTCSILNPQSADNLKQVARSLFLLGKHKAAIEVYNEAAKLNQKDWEICHNLGVCYMYLKHFNKAKDQLNNALQLNRHDLTYMMLGKIHLLQGETDKAIEVYKKAVEFSPENTELLTTLGLLYLQLGVYQKAFEHLGNALTYDPTNYKAILAAGSMMQTHGDFDVALTKYRVVAYTMPESPPLWNNIGMCFFGKKKYVAAISCLKRANYLAPFDWKILYNLGLVHLTMQQYASAFHFLSAAVSFQPRMGDLYMLLAVALTNLEDVENAKRSYEQAVALDQCNPLVNLNYAVLLYNQGDKKGALFQYHEMEKKVNSLKENSALDFDPEMVDVAQKVGAALQAGESLVWTKPIKDSKSKQRAATSSKPSSTQQPLGSNQALGQAMSSAAGYGKTMQLSTGAGASAPLAKPPSLPLEPELGSETGPEETTVPTEPQERRKEKRKSRLTTD, from the exons ATGTGTGAATATGCAGTCTATGTTCAAG CTTTGATATTTCGCTTAGAAGGGAAGATTCAAGAATCTCTAGAACTTTTTCAGACATGTTCCATTCTAAATCCTCAGAGTGCTGACAACCTCAAACAGGTGGCGCGATCATT GTTTCTGTTGGGGAAACACAAAGCAGCTATTGAAGTATACAATGAAGCCGCTAAACTAAACCAGAAAGATTGG GAGATCTGCCACAACTTGGGCGTGTGCTACATGTACCTGAAGCATTTCAACAAG GCAAAAGACCAGCTGAACAATGCCTTGCAGCTCAACAGGCATGATCTGACATACATGATGCTGGGAAAAATTCACCTGCTGCAAGGGGAGACCGACAAAGCCATCGAAGTCTATAAGAAAGCAGTGGA GTTTTCTCCAGAAAACACAGAGCTCCTTACGACCCTGGGTTTACTCTATTTGCAG CTTGGGGTTTATCAGAAGGCATTTGAACATCTTGGAAATGCACTTACATATGATCCCACCAATTATAAG GCTATCTTGGCAGCTGGCAGTATGATGCAGACTCACGGAGATTTTGATGTAGCCCTCACCAAGTACAGGGTAGTAGCCTACACCATGCCTGAAAGCCCCCCATTATGGAACAACATTGGAATGTGCTTCTTCGGCAAGAAGAAATACGTGGCA GCTATCAGTTGCCTGAAGCGAGCCAACTACTTAGCTCCCTTTGACTGGAAGATTCTGTACAATTTGGGGCTAGTCCACCTGACAATGCAGCAGTATGCATCTGCTTTCCACTTTCTCAGCGCCGCTGTCAGTTTCCAGCCCCGGATGGGAGATCTCTACATGCTCCTGGCAG TGGCTCTGACAAACCTCGAAGATGTTGAGAATGCAAAACGATCCTATGAGCAAGCTGTAGCGCTGGACCA GTGCAATCCCCTGGTCAATCTGAACTACGCTGTGCTGCTCTACAACCAGGGGGATAAGAAGGGAGCACTATTCCAATACCATGAGATGGAGAAGAAGGTCAACTCCCTGAAGGAGAACAGCGCTCTCGACTTTGACCCTGAA ATGGTGGATGTGGCCCAGAAGGTGGGAGCTGCTCTTCAGGCAGGGGAGAGTCTAGTCTGGACTAAACCCATCAAAGATTCCAAATCAAAGCAGCGAGCCGCTACATCTAGCAAACCCTCCAGCACTCAGCAACCTCTGGGCTCTAACCAAGCCTTGGGTCAGGCCAtgtcttcagcagctgggtatggGAAGACTATGCAGCTTTCTACAG GTGCTGGAGCATCGGCTCCCCTTGCAAAGCCCCCGTCGCTGCCTCTGGAACCTGAACTGGGCTCAGAAACAGGCCCCGAAGAGACCACGGTCCCTACAGAGCCCCAAGAACGGAGAAAAGAGAAGCGCAAAAGCAGGCTGACCACAGACTAG
- the BBS4 gene encoding Bardet-Biedl syndrome 4 protein isoform X1 → MAEPGLGAEPASPFPIATEPQKPRPRKVPELPILERRNWLIHLHYICKDYDACKIAIKEQLHETQGMCEYAVYVQALIFRLEGKIQESLELFQTCSILNPQSADNLKQVARSLFLLGKHKAAIEVYNEAAKLNQKDWEICHNLGVCYMYLKHFNKAKDQLNNALQLNRHDLTYMMLGKIHLLQGETDKAIEVYKKAVEFSPENTELLTTLGLLYLQLGVYQKAFEHLGNALTYDPTNYKAILAAGSMMQTHGDFDVALTKYRVVAYTMPESPPLWNNIGMCFFGKKKYVAAISCLKRANYLAPFDWKILYNLGLVHLTMQQYASAFHFLSAAVSFQPRMGDLYMLLAVALTNLEDVENAKRSYEQAVALDQCNPLVNLNYAVLLYNQGDKKGALFQYHEMEKKVNSLKENSALDFDPEMVDVAQKVGAALQAGESLVWTKPIKDSKSKQRAATSSKPSSTQQPLGSNQALGQAMSSAAGYGKTMQLSTGAGASAPLAKPPSLPLEPELGSETGPEETTVPTEPQERRKEKRKSRLTTD, encoded by the exons ATTGCTATCAAAGAGCAACTCCACGAGACTCAGGGAATGTGTGAATATGCAGTCTATGTTCAAG CTTTGATATTTCGCTTAGAAGGGAAGATTCAAGAATCTCTAGAACTTTTTCAGACATGTTCCATTCTAAATCCTCAGAGTGCTGACAACCTCAAACAGGTGGCGCGATCATT GTTTCTGTTGGGGAAACACAAAGCAGCTATTGAAGTATACAATGAAGCCGCTAAACTAAACCAGAAAGATTGG GAGATCTGCCACAACTTGGGCGTGTGCTACATGTACCTGAAGCATTTCAACAAG GCAAAAGACCAGCTGAACAATGCCTTGCAGCTCAACAGGCATGATCTGACATACATGATGCTGGGAAAAATTCACCTGCTGCAAGGGGAGACCGACAAAGCCATCGAAGTCTATAAGAAAGCAGTGGA GTTTTCTCCAGAAAACACAGAGCTCCTTACGACCCTGGGTTTACTCTATTTGCAG CTTGGGGTTTATCAGAAGGCATTTGAACATCTTGGAAATGCACTTACATATGATCCCACCAATTATAAG GCTATCTTGGCAGCTGGCAGTATGATGCAGACTCACGGAGATTTTGATGTAGCCCTCACCAAGTACAGGGTAGTAGCCTACACCATGCCTGAAAGCCCCCCATTATGGAACAACATTGGAATGTGCTTCTTCGGCAAGAAGAAATACGTGGCA GCTATCAGTTGCCTGAAGCGAGCCAACTACTTAGCTCCCTTTGACTGGAAGATTCTGTACAATTTGGGGCTAGTCCACCTGACAATGCAGCAGTATGCATCTGCTTTCCACTTTCTCAGCGCCGCTGTCAGTTTCCAGCCCCGGATGGGAGATCTCTACATGCTCCTGGCAG TGGCTCTGACAAACCTCGAAGATGTTGAGAATGCAAAACGATCCTATGAGCAAGCTGTAGCGCTGGACCA GTGCAATCCCCTGGTCAATCTGAACTACGCTGTGCTGCTCTACAACCAGGGGGATAAGAAGGGAGCACTATTCCAATACCATGAGATGGAGAAGAAGGTCAACTCCCTGAAGGAGAACAGCGCTCTCGACTTTGACCCTGAA ATGGTGGATGTGGCCCAGAAGGTGGGAGCTGCTCTTCAGGCAGGGGAGAGTCTAGTCTGGACTAAACCCATCAAAGATTCCAAATCAAAGCAGCGAGCCGCTACATCTAGCAAACCCTCCAGCACTCAGCAACCTCTGGGCTCTAACCAAGCCTTGGGTCAGGCCAtgtcttcagcagctgggtatggGAAGACTATGCAGCTTTCTACAG GTGCTGGAGCATCGGCTCCCCTTGCAAAGCCCCCGTCGCTGCCTCTGGAACCTGAACTGGGCTCAGAAACAGGCCCCGAAGAGACCACGGTCCCTACAGAGCCCCAAGAACGGAGAAAAGAGAAGCGCAAAAGCAGGCTGACCACAGACTAG
- the BBS4 gene encoding Bardet-Biedl syndrome 4 protein isoform X3, with protein sequence MYLKHFNKAKDQLNNALQLNRHDLTYMMLGKIHLLQGETDKAIEVYKKAVEFSPENTELLTTLGLLYLQLGVYQKAFEHLGNALTYDPTNYKAILAAGSMMQTHGDFDVALTKYRVVAYTMPESPPLWNNIGMCFFGKKKYVAAISCLKRANYLAPFDWKILYNLGLVHLTMQQYASAFHFLSAAVSFQPRMGDLYMLLAVALTNLEDVENAKRSYEQAVALDQCNPLVNLNYAVLLYNQGDKKGALFQYHEMEKKVNSLKENSALDFDPEMVDVAQKVGAALQAGESLVWTKPIKDSKSKQRAATSSKPSSTQQPLGSNQALGQAMSSAAGYGKTMQLSTGAGASAPLAKPPSLPLEPELGSETGPEETTVPTEPQERRKEKRKSRLTTD encoded by the exons ATGTACCTGAAGCATTTCAACAAG GCAAAAGACCAGCTGAACAATGCCTTGCAGCTCAACAGGCATGATCTGACATACATGATGCTGGGAAAAATTCACCTGCTGCAAGGGGAGACCGACAAAGCCATCGAAGTCTATAAGAAAGCAGTGGA GTTTTCTCCAGAAAACACAGAGCTCCTTACGACCCTGGGTTTACTCTATTTGCAG CTTGGGGTTTATCAGAAGGCATTTGAACATCTTGGAAATGCACTTACATATGATCCCACCAATTATAAG GCTATCTTGGCAGCTGGCAGTATGATGCAGACTCACGGAGATTTTGATGTAGCCCTCACCAAGTACAGGGTAGTAGCCTACACCATGCCTGAAAGCCCCCCATTATGGAACAACATTGGAATGTGCTTCTTCGGCAAGAAGAAATACGTGGCA GCTATCAGTTGCCTGAAGCGAGCCAACTACTTAGCTCCCTTTGACTGGAAGATTCTGTACAATTTGGGGCTAGTCCACCTGACAATGCAGCAGTATGCATCTGCTTTCCACTTTCTCAGCGCCGCTGTCAGTTTCCAGCCCCGGATGGGAGATCTCTACATGCTCCTGGCAG TGGCTCTGACAAACCTCGAAGATGTTGAGAATGCAAAACGATCCTATGAGCAAGCTGTAGCGCTGGACCA GTGCAATCCCCTGGTCAATCTGAACTACGCTGTGCTGCTCTACAACCAGGGGGATAAGAAGGGAGCACTATTCCAATACCATGAGATGGAGAAGAAGGTCAACTCCCTGAAGGAGAACAGCGCTCTCGACTTTGACCCTGAA ATGGTGGATGTGGCCCAGAAGGTGGGAGCTGCTCTTCAGGCAGGGGAGAGTCTAGTCTGGACTAAACCCATCAAAGATTCCAAATCAAAGCAGCGAGCCGCTACATCTAGCAAACCCTCCAGCACTCAGCAACCTCTGGGCTCTAACCAAGCCTTGGGTCAGGCCAtgtcttcagcagctgggtatggGAAGACTATGCAGCTTTCTACAG GTGCTGGAGCATCGGCTCCCCTTGCAAAGCCCCCGTCGCTGCCTCTGGAACCTGAACTGGGCTCAGAAACAGGCCCCGAAGAGACCACGGTCCCTACAGAGCCCCAAGAACGGAGAAAAGAGAAGCGCAAAAGCAGGCTGACCACAGACTAG